The following are from one region of the Magallana gigas chromosome 6, xbMagGiga1.1, whole genome shotgun sequence genome:
- the LOC105345101 gene encoding uncharacterized protein: MKAKEEIRAASVKVPCAKIYDVDNEHNYIMTKALKSYKLHRDKEKAETRQRQLRSAYRRRWHAPVVPSKLRASSASSQVRPKTAVDVIREVEVANTEERILRRPTPVELARITISMGESPKQINFQRRNRSTWMSHSFPSASYLNQYAKLHQLSQSREESLPAAGKPTASRPQSAHAYDGGVFSPTGPKNDYYVIHPEWVSEAMTIQKLNLKRRPNTLVMSASDTWPGRRCKSAPPQNRSNPITWDSSNQPDQV; the protein is encoded by the exons ATGAAG GCAAAAGAGGAAATCCGCGCGGCTTCAGTTAAAGTACCCTGCGCCAAAATCTACG ATGTAGATAACGAACACAATTACATCATGACGAAGGCCCTAAAGTCCTACAAGCTTCACAGGGACAAGGAGAAAGCCGAGACGAGGCAGAGGCAGCTTCGGTCTGCTTACAGGAGGCGGTGGCACGCGCCCGTGGTGCCGAGCAAACTGAGGGCAAGCTCGGCTTCCTCTCAGGTGCGGCCCAAAACGGCCGTTGACGTCATCCGCGAGGTAGAGGTGGCCAATACTGAGGAGAG AATACTCCGGAGACCTACGCCAGTTGAGTTAGCCAGGATAACAATCTCAATGGGGGAATCCCCGAAACAAATCAACTTCCAGCGTAGAAACAGGTCGACATGGATGAGCCATAGCTTCCCTTCTGCTTCCTACCTAAATCAGTATGCAAAACTGCATCAACTGAGCCAGTCACGTGAAGAATCCCTCCCGGCGGCGGGAAAACCGACAGCCAGCCGACCCCAGTCAGCGCACGCCTACGATGGAGGGGTGTTTTCTCCGACGGGTCCGAAAAATGATTATTATGTCATTCACCCAGAATGGGTGTCAGAGGCGATGACCATTCAAAAACTGAATCTGAAAAGGCGCCCCAACACATTGGTGATGTCAGCATCAGACACCTGGCCGGGACGTCGGTGTAAGAGCGCTCCGCCTCAGAACCGAAGTAACCCGATCACGTGGGACAGTTCAAACCAGCCCGACCAAGTATGA